A window from Branchiostoma lanceolatum isolate klBraLanc5 chromosome 9, klBraLanc5.hap2, whole genome shotgun sequence encodes these proteins:
- the LOC136441282 gene encoding small muscular protein-like isoform X2 — protein sequence MGERALSTTGVPKGSTTKSIQARQANINVAALLPGAARPHSRSPQPGRTAQAPRPQPDARFDSKKPDPERAGPKVDLEELRNVRQDLKFAPMPKGKSYAEVEHKLESTGSAHE from the exons ATGGGCGAG AGAGCACTGTCCACAACCGGGGTACCTAAAGGTTCCACCACGAAGAGTATCCAAGCCAGACAG GCCAATATCAACGTTGCTGCCCTGTTACCTGGTGCCGCCCGTCCCCACTCACGCTCCCCCCAGCCCGGACGCACTGCGCAGGCGCCACGGCCGCAGCCGGACGCACGGTTCGACAGTAAAAAA CCTGATCCAGAGCGCGCGGGGCCAAAAGTAGACCTTGAGGAGTTACGCAACGTCAGACAGGACCTGAAGTTTGCCCCTATGCCCAAAGGCAAATCTTACGCAGAGGTAGAGCACAAGTTAG AATCTACAGGTTCGGCGCATGAGTGA
- the LOC136441282 gene encoding small muscular protein-like isoform X1 yields the protein MCFCALFQRALSTTGVPKGSTTKSIQARQANINVAALLPGAARPHSRSPQPGRTAQAPRPQPDARFDSKKPDPERAGPKVDLEELRNVRQDLKFAPMPKGKSYAEVEHKLESTGSAHE from the exons ATGTGCTTTTGTGCCCTGTTCCAGAGAGCACTGTCCACAACCGGGGTACCTAAAGGTTCCACCACGAAGAGTATCCAAGCCAGACAG GCCAATATCAACGTTGCTGCCCTGTTACCTGGTGCCGCCCGTCCCCACTCACGCTCCCCCCAGCCCGGACGCACTGCGCAGGCGCCACGGCCGCAGCCGGACGCACGGTTCGACAGTAAAAAA CCTGATCCAGAGCGCGCGGGGCCAAAAGTAGACCTTGAGGAGTTACGCAACGTCAGACAGGACCTGAAGTTTGCCCCTATGCCCAAAGGCAAATCTTACGCAGAGGTAGAGCACAAGTTAG AATCTACAGGTTCGGCGCATGAGTGA